The genome window CATGAGGCTATTTTTTTAGCGAGCTGCTTTGTCCTGATTGCCCCGTCTAGTAAGCTGTATTCAGTGTGAACGTGTAAATGCACAAATTGATTCATTATTCGTCATTGTCTCCTTCTGTTACTGCAATATCTATATCGTTATCGCTGTCATTCTCGAAATCTTCATTAGTTGACAATAAAACAATTTCGGCGGGTAATTGATGAGCAGCTAAATAATTTCTTACTCGTTCAATAATAGAATTTGAATTTTTTGCGGGCGCGGGCTTGACTTCCTGATTATGATTTTCTCGCTTGATTTCTTGAGTCTCGCGTTTATTATTTTCTGCGGGCTTGACGGGTTTAGCTTGTGTATTATCCTGCTTTGCTTTAATTTTCGTGCAAGTATAATTCAAGCTCCCATAACGTAAAGTAATGCTCTCATAGTGATCAAAACATGCTGTTAAATCGGCTGCGTTCCTGTCAAGTTTCAAGACTTCATAACAATATCTATGCTGCATATCTAAAATTAAATTCCCGTCCTGATTAATGGGCCGAGAGTCAATTAATGCACAGTAGACTCTAAAATTTTTTGACTTGATAGAATTCATTAATTCTTCACGTAATAGCGGGGTCTCTTCTGTTACTTCATTAGGCTTGATAACAGGCACGGGCGTTACTTGACGGGGGGGCGTAAAATTTTGCTTGATATTATTATTATTTACAGGAGCAGGAGCTTTCACGAGTCCGAGCTCAAACATTCCCAGTAAAATATCCGTCCTCATTCCGCTGCGGGCATAACGCAATAATTTCAGCACGACAATTAATAATTTATGTAATTCTGAACTCTGCCATTTAGGGGATTCTTCAAGCAAAAATTTTGTGTCATGTTCGCTGATTCCGAGAGATTTTGCTATATTCTGCCACTTTGAGACGAGCCATAAATCACGAACGAGCGAAAAAATTTCTTCAAAGACTCTGACTGGCGATGCACCGGAGTCAAACATATTCTTCAATATTATATAAGCTCCTTCTTGATTCTCGCGCAAAGAAATAACCCACTTTTCAAAACTTGACCGGCTGCCTACCCCGAAAGCTAATTCAACACTTGAAAGAGTAACATTACCGGACGAAATAACTTGCTCCAATAGTGATAAAGCATCGCGCAAAGCTCCGTCCGCCTGCCGTGAAATCTCCCATAAAGCCGAGTCTTCTGCCTGAACATTTTCAAGCCCGCATATTTCCTGTAAACGCGTAAAAATATCGTGAGCTACTATGCTATGGAACGGGATATGCTGACAGCGTGATCTAATAGTAACGGGGACTTTATGAGGCTCAGTTGTTGCCATGATAAAAATTACGTGTTCGGGGGGTTCTTCGAGAGTCTTTAATAACGCATTAAAAGCAGCCTGACTCAACATGTGAACTTCGTCGATTATGTAAATTTTATATTTTGAGCTGAACGGCGCAAGAGTAACATTTGATTTAAGCTCGCGAATTTCTTCGACTCCATTATTAGAAGCTCCGTCAATTTCTATAACGTCAAGGGACTCGCCTGCTGTTATTGCTACACAATTAGAACACTTTTCACAAGGTTCAACGCCCTGAGGATCAAGACAATTCAAGGCCTTTGCGAAAATCCTAGCGACTGAAGTTTTG of Synergistaceae bacterium contains these proteins:
- the dnaX gene encoding DNA polymerase III subunit gamma/tau, translated to MSLSLYRKYRPQNFSSVVGQRAAIDILTNALAKNRPGHAYLFSGSRGCGKTSVARIFAKALNCLDPQGVEPCEKCSNCVAITAGESLDVIEIDGASNNGVEEIRELKSNVTLAPFSSKYKIYIIDEVHMLSQAAFNALLKTLEEPPEHVIFIMATTEPHKVPVTIRSRCQHIPFHSIVAHDIFTRLQEICGLENVQAEDSALWEISRQADGALRDALSLLEQVISSGNVTLSSVELAFGVGSRSSFEKWVISLRENQEGAYIILKNMFDSGASPVRVFEEIFSLVRDLWLVSKWQNIAKSLGISEHDTKFLLEESPKWQSSELHKLLIVVLKLLRYARSGMRTDILLGMFELGLVKAPAPVNNNNIKQNFTPPRQVTPVPVIKPNEVTEETPLLREELMNSIKSKNFRVYCALIDSRPINQDGNLILDMQHRYCYEVLKLDRNAADLTACFDHYESITLRYGSLNYTCTKIKAKQDNTQAKPVKPAENNKRETQEIKRENHNQEVKPAPAKNSNSIIERVRNYLAAHQLPAEIVLLSTNEDFENDSDNDIDIAVTEGDNDE